A region from the Camelus ferus isolate YT-003-E chromosome 1, BCGSAC_Cfer_1.0, whole genome shotgun sequence genome encodes:
- the TOPBP1 gene encoding DNA topoisomerase 2-binding protein 1 isoform X2 — protein MSKNDKEPFFVKFLKSSDNSECFFKALESIKEFQSEEYLQIITEEEALKIKENDRSLYICDPFSGIVFDHLRKLGCRIVGPQVVMFCMHHQRCVPRAEHPVYNMVMSDVTISCTSLEKDRREEVHKYVQMMGGRVYRDLNISVTHLIAGEVGSKKYLVAANLKKPILLPSWIKTLWEKSQEKKIARYTDINMEDFKCPVFLGCIICVTGLCGLDRKAVQRLTVKHGGQYMGQLKMNECTHLIVQEPKGQKYECAKRWNVHCVTTQWFFDSVEKGFCQDESMYKTEPRPETKSMPDTSTPTGQINTIDSRTLSDVSHISNINASCINESIYNSVLNSKVEPTFENLENLDVSAFQAPEDLLDGCRIYLCGFSGRKLDKLRRLINSGGGVRFNQLNEDVTHVIVGDYDDELKQFWDKSTHRPHVVGAQWLLECFSKGYMLPEEPYIHANYRPVEIPVSDQPESKAALLKRKNSTFSKKDFAPNEKHEQADEDLLSQYMDDNPTVVEAVKSEAEPFNDSTHVEPCNDSTHVSLQEENQSSVSHCLPDASTITEGLFRQRSFLVLGFSNENETSIATIIRENAGKVVSLQSRTVADYAVVPLLGCEVQATVGEVVTNTWLVTCIEYQTLTDPKSNPLFTPVPVMAGMTPLEKCVVSFSQCVGAEKDSLTFLANRLGARVQEFFVRKSNAKKGMFASTHLILKEPGGSKYEAAKKWKLPAVTIAWLLETARMGKRANESHFLIENSHKEEQGLETETTKGVNLNPDTPEHPVTHLETHRKTAVTPLDMNRFQSKAFHAVISQHSGQASVSPAVGQPLQKEPSLHLDTPSKFLSKDKLFKPSFDVKDALAALETPGGASQQKRKLSTPLSEVIVRNLKLALANSSRNAVALSASPQLKDAQSEKEEAPKPLHKVIVCVSKKLSKKQSELNAIAASLGADYRWSFDETVTHFIYQGRPNDTNREYKSVKERGIHVVSEHWLLECAQEYKHLPESLYPHTYNPKMSLDISAVQDGRVCNNRLLSADSTTKDDEPDDLPLEENDVDSMTTNNKESATSNGYGRNECKGALTQTLEMRENFQKQLQEIMSATSIVKPQGQRASLSRSGCNSASSTPDSTRSARSGRSRVLEALRQSRQTVPDVNTEPSQNEQIIWDDPTAREERARLASNLQWPSCPTQYSELQVDVKQLEDSPFQEPLHDSKIAEQAVCDPGNACVTEEAAKRPIAEEVETPMKDSHLIPTPQAPSIAFPLANPPVAPHPREEIITIEETNEDLKKQYTFQLSSLNPQERIDYCHLIEKLGGLVIEKQCFDPSCTHIVVGHPLRNEKYLGSVAAGKWVLHRSYLEACRTAGRFVPEEDYEWGSSSILDVLTGISAQQRKLALAAMRWRKKIQQRHESGIVEGAFSGWKVILHVDQSREAGFKRLLQSGGAKESPPQVENYCLPEAVSLLQNNKDPGPGSSQKRKAPTEKNKIKRPRVQ, from the exons ATGTCCAAAAATGACAAAGAACCGTTTTTTGTGAAGTTTTTAAAGTCGTCAGACAATTCCgaatgtttttttaaagctcttgag tcaataAAAGAGTTCCAGTCAGAAGAATATCTTCAGATTATTACAGAAGAAGAGGCATTGAAGATAAAGGAGAATGATAGATCACTTTATATCTGTGACCCTTTTAGTGGCATTGTCTTTGATCATCTCAGAAAG ctTGGCTGCAGAATTGTTGGTCCTCAAGTAGTCATGTTTTGTATGCACCACCAGCGATGTGTCCCAAGAGCTGAGCATCCAGTTTATAATATGGTTATGTCTGATGTAACCATATCTTGTACAAGCTTGGAAAAAGACAGAAGG GAAGAAGTTCATAAATATGTACAAATGATGGGTGGACGTGTATACAGAGACCTTAACATATCAGTAACTCACCTTATTGCAGGAGAAGTTGGTAGCAAAAAATACCTAGTCGCTGCGAACCTAAAGAAACCTATTTTGCTTCCTTCTTGGATAAAAACACTTTGGGAGAAGTCACAGGAGAA AAAAATAGCTAGGTATACCGATATAAACATGGAAGACTTCAagtgtcctgtttttcttggttGCATAATCTGTGTGACTGGCTTATGTGGCTTAGACAGGAAAGCAGTACAGCGACTCACAGTTAAGCATGGAGGTCAATACATGggacaattaaaaatgaatgaatgtacacACCTCATTGTGCAAGAACCAAAAG GTCAAAAATATGAATGTGCCAAAAGATGGAATGTACACTGTGTGACCACACAGTGGTTTTTTGACAGTGTTGAGAAAGGTTTTTGTCAGGATGAATCTATGTACAAGACCGAGCCTAGACCAGAAACAAAGAGTATGCCTGATACTTCAACTCCTACTGGCCAGATCAACACAATTGATA GTCGTACTCTTTCAGATGTCAGCCATATTTCCAACATCAATGCGAGTTGcataaatgaatctatatataaTTCAGTTCTTAATAGCAAAGTGGAGCCTACTTTTGAAAATCTGGAAAATCTGGATGTCAGTGCATTTCAAGCACCTGAAGATTTATTGGATGGTTGTCGG atATATCTTTGCGGTTTTAGTGGCCGAAAGCTAGATAAACTAAGAAGGCTTATTAACAGTGGAGGTGGAGTTCGTTTTAATCAGCTCAATGAAGATGTAACTCATGTTATTGTGGGAGATTATGATGACGAATTGAAGCAGTTTTGGGATAAATCAACCCACag GCCTCATGTGGTGGGAGCACAGTGGTTGCTAGAGTGTTTTAGTAAAGGTTATATGCTTCCTGAAGAGCCATATATCCATGCTAACTACCGGCCAGTGGAAATTCCAGTTTCAGATCAACCTGAAAGTAAAGCAgcccttttaaaaagaaagaacagcacCTTCTCTAAGAAAGACTTTGCTCCTAATGAAAAGCATGAACAAGCTGATGAAGATCTGCTCTCTCAATACATGGATGATAACCCAACAGTAG TTGAAGCTGTGAAGTCTGAAGCTGAGCCCTTTAATGATTCTACTCATGTTGAGCCCTGTAATGATTCTACTCATGTTTCTCTGCAAGAAGAAAATCAGTCTTCTGTCAGTCATTGCCTCCCTGATGCTTCTACAATTACTGAAGGTTTATTTAGGCAAAGGAGTTTCCTTGTTTTGGGTTTtagtaatgaaaatgaaactagTATTGCAACTATCATAAGAGAAAATGCTGGAAAAGTTGTATCTCTTCAGAGCAGAACTGTTGCTGATTATGCTGTGGTTCCTCTGCTGGGGTGTGAAGTACAGGCGACTGTGGGAGAAGTTGTTACCAATACTTGGCTG gtaactTGTATAGAATATCAGACTTTAACTGATCCAAAGTCAAATCCTCTCTTCACGCCAGTCCCAGTAATGGCAGGAATGACTCCTTTAGAGAAGTGTGTTGTTTCATTCAGCCAATGTGTAGGAGCAGAAAAAGATTCATTGACATTCTTAGCAAATCGCCTTGGAGCAAG GGTTCAAGAATTCTTCGTTCGCAAATCCAATGCAAAGAAAGGCATGTTTGCCAGTACACATCTTATATTGAAAGAACCAGGTGGTTCTAAATATGAAGCTGCCAAGAAGTGGAAATTGCCAGCAGTCACTATAGCTTGGCTATTGGAGACTGCTAGAATGGGGAAGAGAGCAAATGAAAGCCATTTTCTGATTGAAAATTCACATAAAGAag AGCAAGGTTTGGAAACTGAAACAACAAAAGGGGTGAATCTAAATCCAGATACTCCAGAGCATCCTGTCACCCACCTGGAAACTCACAGAAAAACAGCTGTTACACCTTTAGATATGAACCGCTTTCAGAGTAAAGCTTTCCATGCTGTGATTTCACAGCACTCTGGACAGGCTTCAGTCTCCCCTGCAGTGGGACAGCCACTTCAGAAGGAGCCCTCATTACATCTGGATACACCATCAAAATTTCTGTCCAAGGACAAACTCTTTAAGCCTTCCTTTGATGTGAAG gatgcACTTGCAGCCTTGGAAACTCCAGGAGGTGCCAGccagcagaagaggaaactgagtacACCGCTCTCAGAAGTCATTGTCAGAAACCTGAAACTTGCTTTGGCAAATAGTTCTCGAAATGCTGTCGCTCTTTCTGCCAGCCCTCAGCTGAAGGATGCCCAATCAGAGAAG GAAGAAGCTCCGAAGCCCCTTCACAAGGTGATTGTGTGTGTGAGTAAGAAACTCAGTAAGAAGCAGAGTGAACTAAATGCGATTGCAGCCTCTCTAGGAGCTGACTACAG GTGGAGTTTTGATGAGACAGTGACTCATTTCATTTATCAAGGGCGACCAAATGACACCAATCGAGAATATAAATCTGTAAAAGAAAGAGGGATACATGTTGTTTCAGAGCACTGGCTTTTAGAA TGTGCCCAAGAGTATAAACATCTTCCTGAATCTCTTTATCCACATACTTATAACCCCAAAATGAGCTTGGATATCAGTGCAGTGCAAGATGGCAGAGTCTGTAATAATCGACTGCTCTCAGCTGACTCAACAACAAAGGACGATGAG CCAGATGATTTGCCTTTAGAAGAAAATGATGTAGACAGTATGACCACCAATAATAAAGAATCAGCAACATCAAATGGATATGGAAGGAATGAATGTAAAGgag CTCTGACACAGACCTTGGAGATGAGAGAGAACTTCCAAAAGCAGCTGCAGGAGATAATGTCTGCAACGTCAATAGTGAAACCCCAAGGGCAGAGGGCTTCGCTTTCAAGAAGTGGTTGTAACAGTGCCTCTTCAACCCCTGACAGCACGCGCTCTGCCCGCAGCGGACGAAGCCGAGTCCTGGAGGCACTGAG GCAGTCTCGTCAGACAGTACCTGATGTCAACACAGAGCCCTCCCAAAATGAACAGATCATTTGGGACGACCCTACagccagggaggagagagcaagGCTCGCCAGCAATTTGCAGTGGCCTAGTTGTCCCACACAGTACTCTGAGCTTCAGGTTGACGTCAAACAGTTGGAGGATTCTCCTTTCCAGGAGCCTTTACATGATTCAAAAATTGCTGAACAGG CTGTCTGTGATCCTGGAAACGCGTGTGTGACTGAAGAAGCCGCAAAACGTCCGATCGCTGAAGAAGTGGAAACTCCCATGAAAGACAGCCACTTGATCCCTACACCGCAGGCTCCCAGCATTGCCTTCCCTCTGGCCAACCCGCCTGTGGCTCCACACCCTAGAGAAGAG ATTATAACGATAGAGGAGACCaatgaagacttaaaaaaacagTACACATTTCAGCTGTCATCTCTGAATCCTCAAGAACGTATCGATTATTGTCATCTGATTGAAAAACTAG GTGGATTAGTGATTGAGAAGCAGTGCTTTGATCCCAGCTGTACACACATTGTTGTGGGACATCCGCTTCGAAACGAGAAGTATTTAGGCTCAGTGGCAGCTGGGAAATGGGTGCTTCATCGCTCCTACCTTGAAGCATGCAGGACTGCTGGGCGCTTCGTGCCG